From the Thermovirga lienii DSM 17291 genome, one window contains:
- a CDS encoding glycosyl transferase family 9 (PFAM: Glycosyltransferase family 9 (heptosyltransferase)~COGs: COG0859 ADP-heptose:LPS heptosyltransferase~InterPro IPR002201~KEGG: tai:Taci_1703 glycosyl transferase family 9~PFAM: glycosyl transferase family 9~SPTR: Putative lipopolysaccharide biosynthesis protein), protein MVFERGLISGSEKVLLNRYSAMGDVLRVMPYAKALKDAYPNIHLTWFVCNPWDELVRCQPYVDEVIVWEQSARNLNFIKAISEIRKRKFDILLCFQGTDRGALLSLLSGIPVRVGAHRWADFAYTHNAEDVGKFIGLDVKQFERPWIYVTKEAEEKAKGIREKVNGPLLFSIVGASKAVKRWPAGRWIELSDLLGHLGWSMVLVGHGEEEENLAWEIVRSSKGLKVINMVGKLNLVETAALAMECDAAVGGDTGFLHMAKLIGLPAVGLFGPTLPGNVGLDDIGVNIVVSCDDAGCERWGCPNQDCLGSIDAKQVIDSLKELLRDF, encoded by the coding sequence ATGGTTTTTGAAAGAGGCCTGATATCGGGCAGCGAGAAAGTTCTTTTGAATAGATATAGTGCCATGGGTGATGTCCTCAGGGTAATGCCTTATGCCAAGGCGCTTAAGGATGCATACCCTAACATTCACCTAACCTGGTTTGTCTGTAATCCTTGGGATGAATTGGTTCGCTGTCAACCCTATGTTGATGAAGTTATAGTATGGGAGCAAAGTGCAAGAAATTTGAATTTTATAAAAGCAATATCAGAAATTAGGAAGCGCAAGTTTGACATATTGCTGTGCTTCCAAGGTACAGATAGAGGGGCTTTATTGTCCTTGCTTTCCGGCATTCCGGTACGTGTGGGAGCTCATCGCTGGGCTGATTTCGCATATACTCACAACGCGGAAGATGTTGGCAAGTTCATAGGTTTGGATGTGAAGCAATTTGAAAGGCCTTGGATCTATGTTACGAAGGAAGCAGAGGAAAAAGCCAAAGGCATAAGGGAGAAGGTAAATGGCCCTCTGCTTTTTTCCATTGTTGGGGCAAGCAAGGCGGTCAAAAGATGGCCTGCTGGAAGATGGATAGAGCTTTCTGATTTATTGGGACATTTAGGGTGGTCCATGGTTTTAGTGGGTCATGGCGAAGAAGAGGAGAACTTGGCATGGGAAATAGTGAGAAGTTCCAAGGGGCTTAAAGTAATCAACATGGTAGGAAAGTTAAACCTGGTGGAGACTGCAGCGCTTGCGATGGAATGTGATGCTGCCGTAGGAGGAGACACAGGTTTTCTGCACATGGCTAAGTTGATAGGCCTTCCTGCCGTTGGTTTGTTTGGTCCCACCCTTCCAGGAAATGTGGGGTTAGATGATATAGGTGTTAACATTGTCGTTTCATGTGATGATGCTGGCTGCGAAAGATGGGGCTGCCCTAATCAGGATTGTCTTGGCTCCATAGATGCAAAACAAGTAATTGATTCCCTCAAAGAGCTTTTGAGGGATTTCTGA
- a CDS encoding glycosyl transferase family 9 (PFAM: Glycosyltransferase family 9 (heptosyltransferase)~COGs: COG0859 ADP-heptose:LPS heptosyltransferase~InterPro IPR002201~KEGG: gem:GM21_2231 glycosyl transferase family 9~PFAM: glycosyl transferase family 9~SPTR: Lipopolysaccharide heptosyltransferase) — MLIKVDELNTERGERFFLARHKASDYPSQLFDDWYKDPPYKKLSVKKVLFYIGGMALGDYVMFNPTLASFREAFPEAAFSIVGCPSKAVQMLAQEAGLIDKLLWSRIRKHRPWAYKKYKELWNYGRAEGTIDLLVDTQRQFLPSLILSICFEYRNRIGYSSKCFFSDWKFDEPNRKNVHDTYQSLMLARRLGIRPIPTMHSIRIPEWVEERISRLLNNISSRKIIAMFPLVSCDDPCRQWPLEYWAQLIGLLREKGYELVLLGDPGRIDVLRSMGRGNVRIFWDILSEEEREYEIFFCAALLKQVACVVGLESGGSHLAAACGANTLTLAPATRLGRYAPFGERSWVIFSDRLELEEEMTEEDRVSIIKSLTPRVVCSAIEEILHER; from the coding sequence ATGCTTATAAAGGTTGATGAACTTAATACGGAGCGAGGCGAAAGATTTTTTCTGGCCAGGCATAAAGCATCGGATTATCCCTCTCAGCTGTTTGATGATTGGTACAAGGATCCGCCATACAAGAAACTATCCGTAAAAAAAGTGCTTTTTTATATAGGCGGCATGGCTTTAGGGGATTATGTCATGTTCAATCCTACATTGGCTAGTTTCAGGGAAGCCTTTCCTGAAGCGGCCTTTTCCATAGTGGGTTGTCCATCCAAGGCCGTCCAAATGTTGGCCCAAGAAGCTGGTTTGATTGATAAGCTTTTGTGGTCAAGGATAAGAAAGCACAGGCCTTGGGCCTATAAAAAGTACAAAGAGCTGTGGAATTACGGAAGAGCTGAGGGGACCATAGACCTGCTTGTGGACACCCAAAGGCAGTTTTTGCCGTCCTTGATCCTGTCGATATGTTTTGAATATAGAAACCGGATAGGTTATTCCAGCAAGTGCTTTTTTAGTGATTGGAAGTTTGATGAACCCAACAGAAAAAACGTACATGACACGTATCAGAGCCTTATGTTGGCTAGGCGTTTAGGCATAAGGCCCATCCCAACCATGCACTCAATTAGAATACCCGAATGGGTGGAGGAGCGGATATCCCGCCTGTTGAATAATATAAGTTCACGCAAAATAATTGCCATGTTTCCACTGGTTTCATGCGATGACCCTTGTAGACAATGGCCTTTGGAGTATTGGGCTCAGCTAATTGGTTTGTTGCGTGAGAAGGGCTATGAATTGGTTTTACTGGGGGATCCAGGGAGAATAGATGTTCTGCGGAGCATGGGAAGAGGCAATGTAAGGATTTTTTGGGACATCTTGAGTGAAGAGGAAAGAGAATACGAAATATTTTTTTGTGCAGCGCTTCTTAAGCAGGTAGCTTGTGTGGTTGGCTTGGAGAGTGGGGGCAGTCATCTGGCCGCAGCTTGTGGAGCCAACACGTTGACCTTGGCTCCTGCTACTCGGCTGGGCAGGTACGCTCCTTTTGGCGAAAGGTCGTGGGTGATATTTTCAGATCGCCTAGAGTTAGAGGAAGAAATGACCGAGGAAGACAGGGTGTCCATTATCAAATCTCTAACGCCCCGAGTGGTTTGTAGCGCGATAGAAGAGATCCTCCATGAAAGGTGA
- a CDS encoding glycosyl transferase family 9 (PFAM: Glycosyltransferase family 9 (heptosyltransferase)~COGs: COG0859 ADP-heptose:LPS heptosyltransferase~InterPro IPR002201~KEGG: aco:Amico_1486 glycosyl transferase family 9~PFAM: glycosyl transferase family 9~SPTR: Lipopolysaccharide heptosyltransferase II), with translation MKVDSEKVKKVAVVGLSCLGDMLLASAALWNLRNFLPRAYFVVWVGPGGKAAVKDDPLWDEVRIYDKAGKYGGIRGRLRFIRELRDGGFDLIIDLRSTLVPLFSGCRYTPLWGLREFFLPKRIHEAERNLYAVSTLGVPILRRNLHFHVRKEDRERVSQVLKDVLQGRTFVMMNPGSRNPKKRLPVKLCAEVGKKLAEEHRALIGVIGYSEEERRDAQEVLEGLKPHCLDLSGPLALSLVGAYMERASLFVTGDTAAMHLASALGVPTVGVFGPSKPDRYGPWGNQHRVVLAPVPCAPCNDRGCVMGDDFRCLELVESQEVYGACAELLSQL, from the coding sequence GTGAAGGTGGATTCCGAAAAGGTCAAGAAAGTTGCGGTTGTGGGGCTTTCCTGCTTGGGAGACATGCTTTTGGCCTCGGCGGCATTATGGAACCTAAGAAATTTTTTGCCCAGGGCATATTTTGTCGTGTGGGTTGGACCAGGGGGCAAGGCCGCTGTAAAGGATGACCCTCTCTGGGACGAGGTGAGGATATACGACAAGGCTGGAAAATACGGCGGCATAAGGGGCCGTTTAAGGTTCATAAGGGAGCTGAGAGATGGTGGGTTTGACCTAATAATAGACTTAAGGTCCACTCTGGTTCCCCTGTTCAGTGGCTGCCGTTATACCCCCCTTTGGGGCCTTAGGGAGTTTTTCCTCCCCAAGAGAATTCACGAAGCGGAGCGCAACCTTTATGCTGTATCTACCTTGGGAGTTCCTATTTTGAGGCGCAACCTCCACTTTCATGTTAGGAAAGAGGACAGAGAGCGGGTTTCTCAGGTCCTGAAGGATGTTTTACAGGGTAGAACCTTTGTGATGATGAACCCAGGAAGCCGAAATCCAAAAAAAAGGCTTCCGGTTAAGTTATGTGCGGAGGTAGGCAAGAAGCTAGCGGAAGAACATAGAGCATTGATAGGTGTAATAGGTTATTCGGAGGAAGAAAGACGGGACGCCCAAGAGGTGTTGGAAGGGTTGAAGCCCCACTGCCTTGACTTATCGGGGCCCTTGGCATTGTCTCTTGTGGGAGCTTACATGGAGCGGGCAAGCCTGTTTGTGACGGGGGACACGGCCGCGATGCATTTGGCCAGTGCCTTAGGAGTTCCTACGGTTGGCGTATTCGGTCCGTCCAAGCCCGATAGGTACGGCCCGTGGGGCAATCAACACAGAGTCGTTCTGGCTCCTGTACCTTGTGCTCCTTGTAATGATAGAGGGTGCGTAATGGGAGATGATTTTAGGTGCCTCGAATTGGTGGAAAGCCAAGAGGTTTATGGCGCTTGTGCTGAGTTGCTGTCGCAATTATAA
- a CDS encoding glycosyl transferase family 2 (PFAM: Glycosyl transferase family 2~COGs: COG0463 Glycosyltransferase involved in cell wall biogenesis~InterPro IPR001173~KEGG: bcb:BCB4264_A5552 beta-1,3-N-acetylglucosaminyltransferase~PFAM: glycosyl transferase family 2~SPTR: Beta-1,3-N-acetylglucosaminyltransferase) yields the protein MPHSKNLISVVVPVYNGVSKFLSQTLNFLENQDYSPMEYIFVDDGSEDDSLRLLEDFASKSKHMVKIISQENSGVCVARNKGFHASRGEYIAFCDQDDIFSPAWSRSLVEAIDKHQADMAFCGHDFADPSGKVFRRYTDKFCYPNEDYAKGEDILVDYMLGKTPLWGGSVLYRRSFLEENNISYTPGCLCAEDNEVFVKSLAMARKVAIVKESLAIWRRHQFATSFSNEGYKLYSNLHELASYLRCLAFMKRKGKQNTMAFQVLSNLILPSAYVNYVEKILIGNGIKEFERVIRNRAFKERIKKNFKWLFLKKRPDLFFKLCLAVFSPGVYASITLARKQGKVKKKEG from the coding sequence ATGCCACATAGTAAAAATCTTATTTCCGTTGTAGTGCCTGTCTATAACGGGGTTAGTAAGTTCCTTTCTCAAACCCTAAATTTTTTGGAAAACCAGGATTACTCCCCGATGGAATATATATTTGTTGATGATGGTTCCGAGGATGATAGTTTGAGGTTGCTGGAAGATTTTGCTTCAAAGAGCAAGCACATGGTCAAAATAATATCTCAGGAAAATTCAGGTGTGTGTGTTGCGAGGAACAAGGGCTTTCATGCATCAAGAGGTGAATATATCGCTTTCTGCGACCAAGATGATATCTTTAGCCCCGCTTGGTCTAGGAGTCTTGTGGAAGCAATTGATAAGCACCAAGCTGATATGGCCTTTTGTGGTCACGATTTTGCCGATCCTTCCGGTAAGGTGTTTCGTCGTTACACTGATAAGTTTTGTTACCCCAATGAAGATTATGCCAAGGGAGAAGATATTTTAGTTGACTATATGCTTGGCAAAACTCCATTGTGGGGCGGTTCAGTCTTGTATCGCAGAAGTTTCTTGGAAGAAAATAATATTTCCTATACACCTGGATGTCTTTGTGCAGAGGATAATGAGGTGTTTGTCAAATCCCTTGCAATGGCCAGAAAAGTAGCCATCGTAAAGGAAAGTCTTGCGATATGGAGACGGCATCAATTTGCAACTTCGTTTTCCAATGAGGGGTATAAGCTTTACTCCAACCTTCATGAATTGGCCTCATATTTGCGATGTCTGGCTTTCATGAAAAGAAAGGGAAAACAAAACACGATGGCTTTTCAAGTCTTGTCGAACCTGATTCTTCCAAGTGCGTATGTAAACTACGTAGAGAAAATACTCATCGGAAATGGAATAAAGGAATTCGAGCGTGTTATCCGCAATAGAGCTTTCAAGGAGAGAATAAAGAAAAATTTCAAATGGCTTTTCCTGAAGAAAAGGCCTGATTTGTTTTTTAAGCTTTGCCTTGCAGTTTTTTCTCCTGGCGTTTATGCATCCATTACTTTGGCTAGGAAGCAAGGCAAAGTAAAGAAAAAGGAGGGCTAA
- a CDS encoding glycosyl transferase group 1 (PFAM: Glycosyl transferases group 1~COGs: COG0438 Glycosyltransferase~InterPro IPR001296~KEGG: aco:Amico_1487 glycosyl transferase group 1~PFAM: glycosyl transferase group 1~SPTR: Glycosyltransferase, family 1), with protein MEILHYIDENHLSWSKPWIDLLKEMRRQDETLEHVVVCRPRGTLRDRLVSEGFRVFEYKPAFPWLPALCAGFGRILDEVRPCVIHTRLSSAAYIGGYWGAKKKIPVISTVDKFPKGRYYTHSDVLIAVSTAVAKHLKEQGFTSECIKIVPNPVNIENYKLDVGKRKDLRDKEGVQEGEIVVLGMGRFVPWKGFDLLIRAVSSLDVQRPLRLWLVGDGPMKDELMKLAKDVTGDDPGKHVKFFPFAKDVRPFLWASDLFVQPSHYVPGSGGPEAFGLALLEAMASGLPVVAFACGGTLDLVKDGENGLLAKPGDIESLKNALEIAISGKFLEQARVNVLAKAKNYHVSGIAKSHLDLYRKFNGGINL; from the coding sequence TTGGAGATTCTCCATTATATCGATGAAAACCACCTTTCCTGGAGCAAGCCCTGGATAGACCTGCTCAAAGAAATGCGCAGACAGGACGAAACGTTAGAACACGTGGTAGTCTGCAGGCCGAGGGGGACCTTGAGGGATCGGCTTGTTAGCGAAGGTTTTAGGGTTTTCGAGTATAAACCGGCCTTTCCGTGGTTGCCAGCACTTTGTGCCGGTTTTGGACGTATCTTGGACGAAGTAAGGCCTTGCGTTATCCATACCAGGCTTTCCAGCGCAGCCTACATAGGGGGGTACTGGGGAGCTAAAAAGAAGATCCCGGTGATTTCGACGGTGGATAAGTTTCCCAAGGGCAGGTACTATACCCATTCGGATGTTTTGATAGCTGTATCGACTGCTGTTGCTAAACACCTAAAGGAGCAGGGTTTTACATCAGAATGCATTAAGATTGTTCCAAACCCTGTGAATATTGAGAACTACAAGCTTGATGTAGGCAAGCGAAAGGATCTCAGGGATAAGGAAGGAGTGCAGGAGGGAGAGATTGTAGTCCTTGGTATGGGGAGGTTTGTCCCATGGAAGGGCTTTGATCTTTTGATCAGGGCCGTTTCGTCTTTGGATGTTCAAAGGCCTCTTCGGCTTTGGTTGGTGGGGGATGGGCCGATGAAGGACGAGCTCATGAAGCTGGCAAAGGATGTTACTGGTGATGATCCTGGCAAACATGTAAAGTTTTTCCCCTTTGCCAAGGACGTAAGACCTTTTTTATGGGCCTCTGACCTTTTCGTTCAGCCTTCGCATTATGTTCCGGGTTCAGGAGGGCCCGAGGCCTTTGGCCTTGCCCTGCTTGAGGCCATGGCTTCCGGGCTGCCGGTGGTGGCTTTCGCTTGTGGCGGCACGTTGGACTTGGTCAAGGATGGCGAAAATGGCTTGCTTGCAAAACCGGGGGATATTGAGTCTCTTAAAAATGCTCTAGAAATTGCCATTAGCGGAAAGTTCCTTGAGCAAGCAAGGGTTAATGTCTTGGCGAAGGCCAAAAATTACCATGTTAGCGGTATCGCAAAGAGTCATCTTGACCTGTACAGAAAATTCAATGGGGGAATAAATTTATGA
- a CDS encoding O-antigen polymerase (PFAM: O-Antigen ligase~InterPro IPR007016~KEGG: aco:Amico_1485 O-antigen polymerase~PFAM: O-antigen polymerase~SPTR: O-antigen polymerase family protein), with translation MRMFKTSSISLIEASFLFSVFFEPWGPVLRYFGWLLCLVGLSIMVFRGEGGKIKAFVEPVTKKLMLATLLWSLLVTFVNTRGLYFDLKGLSVLIEAFFAVWLSSFVITRYRGALGRFIAVWTASFACVCLWSLWLAFDKGHFAGPFSNVNTMGLYSIVVLPIILYQAMRKRRSLYLEFFYIALFAGNVLLVFLSFSSCAWLAGATLVASFSLIVAKHERRKVLKVLVASCVIFAILGGHFILEDGKVLAYAKREVSQLMSVNSDVARFTTYRNVIWNAVLKLWKEKPLIGWGWSDFHHLAETKIGKLPKVGVPMEPHNFYIELLVKGGPLLLFLGAFLFFRGAQMGYRKVKLSSDQSSKLFYAALFAAIVAQSVFGLGGSILAARQKIGFLFWVLYGIAVAEDPKNEGV, from the coding sequence ATGAGAATGTTTAAAACTTCTTCGATTTCCTTGATTGAGGCAAGTTTTTTGTTTTCGGTCTTCTTTGAGCCCTGGGGGCCTGTGCTTCGGTACTTTGGGTGGCTTTTATGTCTTGTGGGTTTGTCCATCATGGTTTTTAGAGGGGAAGGAGGAAAGATAAAGGCTTTTGTGGAGCCGGTGACGAAAAAGTTGATGCTGGCGACTCTCCTTTGGTCCCTGTTGGTTACGTTTGTCAACACTAGGGGGCTTTATTTTGATCTTAAGGGACTTTCCGTACTGATAGAGGCTTTTTTTGCGGTGTGGCTGAGTTCGTTTGTCATTACAAGGTACAGGGGAGCTTTGGGTAGATTTATAGCTGTGTGGACGGCCTCCTTTGCCTGTGTTTGTCTTTGGTCTCTATGGCTGGCTTTTGATAAAGGCCATTTTGCCGGCCCCTTTAGCAACGTGAATACCATGGGACTTTATTCCATAGTGGTTTTGCCGATCATCCTTTACCAGGCCATGAGAAAACGAAGGAGTTTGTATCTGGAGTTTTTTTACATAGCCTTGTTTGCTGGGAACGTTTTGCTGGTATTTCTGAGTTTCAGCTCCTGCGCATGGCTTGCTGGAGCTACTTTGGTCGCATCTTTTTCCCTTATCGTAGCAAAACATGAAAGGCGAAAGGTTCTAAAGGTGTTAGTAGCTTCCTGTGTGATCTTTGCGATTTTAGGGGGGCATTTTATTCTTGAAGACGGCAAGGTGTTGGCGTACGCGAAGCGCGAAGTTTCCCAGTTGATGAGCGTAAACAGCGATGTTGCCAGATTTACTACGTATCGAAACGTAATCTGGAATGCCGTGCTTAAACTGTGGAAGGAAAAGCCCCTGATAGGTTGGGGATGGTCGGATTTTCATCATCTTGCAGAAACCAAGATAGGCAAGTTGCCTAAGGTTGGAGTCCCCATGGAGCCCCATAATTTCTATATTGAACTGCTCGTTAAGGGTGGCCCTTTGCTTTTGTTCTTGGGCGCGTTTCTTTTCTTCAGGGGGGCACAGATGGGGTACAGGAAGGTCAAACTTAGCAGCGACCAGTCTTCTAAGCTGTTTTATGCTGCGCTCTTTGCGGCAATTGTAGCGCAGTCTGTTTTCGGCCTGGGAGGCAGCATCCTTGCAGCTAGGCAAAAGATAGGCTTTTTGTTCTGGGTTCTTTATGGTATAGCAGTTGCGGAGGATCCCAAAAACGAGGGCGTATAA
- a CDS encoding S-layer domain-containing protein (PFAM: S-layer homology domain~InterPro IPR001119~KEGG: aco:Amico_1484 S-layer domain protein~PFAM: S-layer domain-containing protein~SPTR: S-layer domain protein), whose amino-acid sequence MRKLVALVAVAALVAFAAPAFAANPFMDVPMNHWAYDAVSQLAARGIVTGYPDGAFKGQWKATRYEMASVVARALAYVDMNKASKEDLELLKKLVVEFKDELDALGVKVEDLDKRVGVLEDGVGGWKFWGELRFDAKWADDGGAYGLTGDTDFTMSRYRIWMKKKVDDKVTFIARLGGEDVAFERYYVSVALPWDATAWIGKWLYDWEDEDGFYIDNDAWFTDQTAKGFYFTKPFSMGQFDAFVTHSEATTARVTTGEAYYYGARLKFAFNDQFGMGFVYLKKDFDEDVNDEGADWDTYWAQAYVNFTPDVTLRGRYIWQEIDGFDDTNAYQAILQVGQDTLGFTSLWIEYADLEKDFAIDTADPYANYGADILGTAMTEDTEVWFVRADQKWNDTWGTFQRYVTVDKASDVDNFTFGVNYWYTPNIKFELVYDDVDYDNDTQDDSLLRLRTHVWF is encoded by the coding sequence ATGAGAAAGCTAGTTGCATTAGTAGCAGTAGCAGCGCTCGTTGCCTTTGCGGCACCTGCGTTTGCAGCCAATCCTTTCATGGATGTTCCTATGAACCACTGGGCCTATGATGCTGTCAGCCAGCTCGCAGCCCGTGGAATCGTTACCGGTTATCCCGATGGCGCCTTCAAGGGCCAGTGGAAGGCCACTCGTTACGAGATGGCTTCTGTAGTAGCCAGAGCTCTTGCCTATGTTGACATGAACAAGGCGAGCAAGGAAGACCTCGAGCTCTTGAAGAAGCTCGTTGTGGAGTTCAAGGACGAGCTTGATGCTCTCGGAGTCAAGGTCGAGGACCTCGACAAGAGGGTAGGTGTTCTTGAGGACGGCGTAGGCGGCTGGAAGTTCTGGGGAGAGCTTCGCTTCGATGCTAAGTGGGCCGATGATGGCGGAGCCTACGGTCTCACCGGCGACACTGATTTCACTATGAGCAGGTACCGCATTTGGATGAAGAAGAAGGTCGACGATAAGGTTACTTTCATTGCTCGTTTGGGTGGGGAAGATGTTGCCTTTGAGCGCTATTATGTCTCCGTTGCCCTTCCTTGGGATGCCACGGCTTGGATAGGCAAGTGGCTCTATGACTGGGAAGACGAGGACGGCTTCTACATCGATAACGATGCATGGTTCACCGACCAGACTGCTAAGGGTTTCTACTTCACGAAGCCCTTTAGCATGGGCCAGTTCGATGCTTTCGTCACCCATTCTGAGGCAACCACAGCTCGCGTGACTACCGGAGAGGCTTACTACTATGGCGCAAGGTTGAAGTTCGCCTTCAACGACCAGTTTGGCATGGGTTTTGTCTACTTGAAGAAGGACTTTGATGAGGATGTAAACGACGAAGGTGCAGATTGGGATACCTACTGGGCCCAGGCTTACGTGAACTTCACTCCAGACGTAACCCTCCGCGGACGTTACATCTGGCAGGAAATCGACGGTTTCGATGACACCAATGCATACCAGGCTATCTTGCAGGTTGGCCAGGACACCCTCGGCTTCACCAGCTTGTGGATTGAGTATGCAGACCTCGAGAAAGATTTCGCGATTGATACCGCCGATCCTTATGCAAACTACGGTGCCGATATTCTTGGAACAGCAATGACTGAAGATACCGAAGTATGGTTCGTAAGGGCCGACCAGAAGTGGAACGACACTTGGGGGACCTTCCAGCGCTACGTCACCGTTGATAAGGCAAGCGACGTAGATAACTTCACCTTCGGCGTTAACTACTGGTATACTCCGAACATCAAGTTTGAACTCGTCTACGACGATGTCGACTATGATAACGATACTCAGGACGACAGCCTCTTAAGGCTCCGTACCCACGTGTGGTTCTAA